Genomic DNA from Marinobacter sp. LV10MA510-1:
CAGCTTAGTCGCTCGCTGCGTTCGGTCTGGATAGGTGGGCACCGCGCTCAGATCCCGCAGATAGCGGCGAACGGTGTTGCGGGATACACCCAGCTTCTGGGCGATGGCGCGAATACTCTCGCCCTGACGATGCAATACATGAATTTCCACAAGTGTCTCCTGAGACAACATCGGCCGCCGCTCTGATCGTGTGATTAGGCGGCCATTTTGCCTTAGGTGGGTCAGTTTTAAGTTGGCGCTAGTGGGTCAGTATTACTGTGGGGGGTGACAATCGGGCGACAGTGGGCTATCAGCAGGGTCGATAGGGATTGGATTTTTTCTGCTTTTGGTGAGCGTTGTGAGGCAGCAATAAACGGTTATGAGCGATTCGTGGCTGAAGGGAAGAGCCAGCAGTCCCCATGGGAACATTTGAAAAATCAGATTTATCTGGGGAGCGACCAGTTTGTCGATGACATGCAGAGACGGATTGAGAGACCAGATCTGCTGAGCGAGATACCGCCCAGCCAATGTCGCTCCTTGGCAAAACCTTTACAGCATTATGCGCATGTTGTTTCCTCTTGGAACGAGGCTATCGTTCTATCCTATTCAAGCGGCGGGTACAGGATGAAGGAGATCGGCGATTTCTTTGGACTGCATTATTCTCGCGTGAGCCGGGTTATTCGAGAGGCAAAACGCGAGACCTGACCTCGGGGATTCTCGAGGAGCTCGTTCAGGCGTCAGTTCCTGAGCCGGGGGAGGGTGTGTTGCATTTTGTTACAATTTTTGGGCTGTAGCAGCTATTCCAATAGGCTAGTATTCATCAAAGATCTTCATAAACACAGCGCCTGCCAAGGGTGGCAATTGGTAATATTTCAATTCAGCTGGTTTTAGTAACACCCCTTTCTTTAAATTCTTTGATCAAGGAAGTATTGAATGTTTCAGGAAAGTGACGTAAATGATGCAGTCGACGATGCTCTGGATGGTTTATCTCATCAGATAGAGAACGAACTATCTATTGTAGTTGGGGGTAAAGTTAGTTCTGGTAAGAGCTCCTTTCTGAACGCACTTTTTAGTTGTCCTCAACATGAGCCTAAGTTCCATGTTGGTGCAGAAGCTGGAGTAACTACTAAACCAAAAGCTATAGAATTGAGCCCTCAAGTAACTGTATGGGACACACCAGGACTGAATGACTTAGATGCCGTTAATGTCGAGATAACATTGGATTTTTTGAAGAAGGGTCATGATCTAGCAATTTTGGTATTATCGGGGGCCGCTGATACGGCCCAAAAAGAAAATTTTGACGTGCTAAAACGCAATACCGATAACAATATTATTATTATTTTGAATAAAGTCGATGGTATATCTAAAGCCGATGTTTTGCTGCTTAAAAGTCAATGGAAGGAATCGCTAGCTTTAGATGCAAATGAAGAAATATACTGCTGTGTATCCTTGGGTTATGGCGAAAATGATCGTATAGTGTGCCCGTTTAGTGGGGAAGAGACTGAAGTTCCTGTTGACGATTTCGGCATGCCGAGAACAGTACAAGGTGTTGATGAAGCGCGTAAAGCTGTTTTAAAGAAATTAGAAAAAATAGATAAAGATTTGCTCTTCTTAAAATCTCAGCAGAGTAAAAAGAAAGCGGCTATCGTTACTATAAGTAGTGCCTGTGTGACCTCTGCGGGGTTTGCTTTCATACCTGGCAGTGGGGTGACCATAACGGCAACTCAAATAGGTGCTATATGTCGTCTTCATTATATTTACAAAGAAGAGTTGATTTCTAAAAGCCAAGTGGTTGCGATTTTACCGGCTTATGCCATGCAGGCTGTTGGGCGAAACTTATTTCTTTGGGCGAAATCTATACTCCCGCCTACAGGTGTTGTTGACGCAGTTGCCGCAGGTATAGCTGTTTCTTTGACAGCATCTATGCTGGTAACGATTAATTACATACTTAAAAATGATTCGAATTTGACTGACAAAGTAGAAACGAAAATTAATTATAAAAAATTCAGTGCTGAATTGAGTGGAAAAGTTAAGAATGCTTCTCTCGGTGATTGGATTAACCCCAGTTATTGGGCGTCTATGATATCGAAGTTAGTATGAATTTTGCGAAGTTGGCATTTTCTAAAAGCCTGAATAATTGTTTTGGCGAACGTAAGACCTGACCCTGTGTTCAAGGCTCGGAAAACGGCATCTGATAGGTAATCTGAGGCGAATCACAAGAAGGAGCAGCCGCGTGCAGGATTTAATGAGACCAAACGCCGTCGGTATTGATTTACGTCTGGCTCCAAATGTATCTTTCAGGCGCTGCCTCAAAATTACTTTATCCTTATACGTCGCTTGATAGTTTTGGCTTGGCGGCGTAGTCCAAAAGACATTTAAAGGTTATACTGCGCACGGTCGTTAAATACTTAGGTGTTATGCCTTATAAAGGAAACAGTGGAAATAATCACGGCGGTTTGCGGCTGTAAGGAACTGACTGAACAAAACCTGGTGATAGCCGTAAAGCGGGAGAGGCTTGGGTTTCTAGAGGAGTGGGGTTCTTTCACTTGGCTAGGGGTTATAGCCAGTCTTATCGTGACTGGTGGAACCTGGATATTTTTTATACTTGGTTTTCATGCAGGCGATATCCTTAATCCAAAATATATGTGTAATCAGTGCCGCACGACGATTCTGCCGGTGCAATTCCGAATACCTGGTTACTCAAATCCGAAAGATGTGGAAAGAGAAACGTACGTTGACGAAGAGTTACCGAAAACCGAGACCTCATTCGATGCGCTGCCCTTGTATTCGAAAAAGTCTGTTGCGCTTGAGCCCAACGAAACACTTGACAGAAAAACAATTGAAACCAGCAAAGTAAAAATACTATTACTTATCATTATAGCATTTGGTTTTGTTGCCCTTGGAGCGTCGTTCTTGTCCCTGGACCCCGCGGAAATTGCGTCTAGACGCCGTTTTAATAGTCCATTGCTTATCCATGGCATTGGTGTTGTGTCCGTAGGATTTTTTAGTTTGTGTGCTATTGCTGGAATTTGGAAACTATTTTCTTCCGGACCAGGTCTGGCGCTCTCTTCTAAAGGCATAGAAATTTTTGGCATTAGGTCGAATACGCTGGTCCCATGGATAGATGTATCTGGGTTCTCGGTGTACGAGATGCAAAGTCAAAAAATGTTAATTGTAAAGTTGCGCAACCCGAAGAAATACATTGAAGCAGATAGTAGTTTTCGTCGCTTTATGGCGGAAACTAACTACAAAATGTGTGGCAGCCCAATATCTGTTTCAGCTAATTCGCTAAAAATAAGCTTTAAAGAACTATGCGAGCTTTTTGAGCAATATTTCGAGCGTTATACAGAAAATACTTAACAGAGTGCTCCTGTGGATACCTGCTTTGCAGGCTTCGCCTGTCCCTGAGGATCAAGCGTTGAGGCTTTAGAAAAACCCATAGTTGGACCGATTTTGGAGAGTTATTCAGAGCTTCCCTAAAAATTCTTTTGGAGAAGAAGCGGTGCAGGATCTAGGCTCAACCATGTCGAAAGCACAAATAAATCTATTTGTAAAAGAGCTTTATAACGACGAGCCTTTGTCATAAAATAATTAGGTACATTAACTTTCAAATCAAATTAACCAGTATGAGTGAAACAAGGAGACATTATGTCAACAATCACGGATCTAAAAGACGCCATTGACACAAAAACTTTAAACTTGGTTCTTTTATCAGTAGCAACGGCTGGTATTTATCCAATACTTTGGCTTTACAATAATTATAATTTGATTGATAAAATCACGTCATCTACTACTGCAAATGATACATATATTATATGGATTGCGGTCTGTGTAGGACTAGGAGGTGCTGTTTCTGGCTGGGGAGAAGAAGCTTTAGAGGTTATAAGTGGAATTCTAGCTATCGCTTCAAGCGTACTATACATAGTTTGGGCATTTAGAGCGAAGAAAAAAATTCAAGAGT
This window encodes:
- a CDS encoding GTPase, whose protein sequence is MFQESDVNDAVDDALDGLSHQIENELSIVVGGKVSSGKSSFLNALFSCPQHEPKFHVGAEAGVTTKPKAIELSPQVTVWDTPGLNDLDAVNVEITLDFLKKGHDLAILVLSGAADTAQKENFDVLKRNTDNNIIIILNKVDGISKADVLLLKSQWKESLALDANEEIYCCVSLGYGENDRIVCPFSGEETEVPVDDFGMPRTVQGVDEARKAVLKKLEKIDKDLLFLKSQQSKKKAAIVTISSACVTSAGFAFIPGSGVTITATQIGAICRLHYIYKEELISKSQVVAILPAYAMQAVGRNLFLWAKSILPPTGVVDAVAAGIAVSLTASMLVTINYILKNDSNLTDKVETKINYKKFSAELSGKVKNASLGDWINPSYWASMISKLV
- a CDS encoding STM3941 family protein; this translates as MEIITAVCGCKELTEQNLVIAVKRERLGFLEEWGSFTWLGVIASLIVTGGTWIFFILGFHAGDILNPKYMCNQCRTTILPVQFRIPGYSNPKDVERETYVDEELPKTETSFDALPLYSKKSVALEPNETLDRKTIETSKVKILLLIIIAFGFVALGASFLSLDPAEIASRRRFNSPLLIHGIGVVSVGFFSLCAIAGIWKLFSSGPGLALSSKGIEIFGIRSNTLVPWIDVSGFSVYEMQSQKMLIVKLRNPKKYIEADSSFRRFMAETNYKMCGSPISVSANSLKISFKELCELFEQYFERYTENT
- a CDS encoding DUF4234 domain-containing protein — protein: MSTITDLKDAIDTKTLNLVLLSVATAGIYPILWLYNNYNLIDKITSSTTANDTYIIWIAVCVGLGGAVSGWGEEALEVISGILAIASSVLYIVWAFRAKKKIQEYALNTHKIDFKMNGFYTFAFNIFYINYCINDLPEAKRKQDVINGKKVAQQS